One genomic segment of Flagellimonas marinaquae includes these proteins:
- a CDS encoding SH3 domain-containing protein yields MSTKKIVLLICLGCCSLGFSQNEALFNEATELYNNGEYSSAIENYKKILENGEHSSSVYFNLGNCNYKLNAIGPSIYFYEKALLLDPNNKEIQNNLRFAQNMRLDAIEEMPKTELSRIYTAIVGMFSSDQWAYIAVGLIFLFVLAYMAYYFLRPANQKRAAFISSIFSLALGSVCILMAYLNHQQYKNDDPAIVFSKEVQVTSEPNNNSAAIFTLHEGTKVNILEELDDWRRIRIADGQTGWLMDNTIKPLKDF; encoded by the coding sequence ATGAGCACAAAAAAAATAGTCCTTTTAATTTGTCTTGGTTGTTGCTCTTTGGGATTTTCCCAAAATGAAGCACTCTTTAACGAAGCCACAGAACTGTACAACAATGGCGAATACTCTTCGGCCATTGAGAATTATAAAAAAATACTTGAAAACGGAGAACATTCGTCCTCGGTATATTTCAATCTTGGGAATTGCAACTATAAGTTAAATGCCATAGGCCCAAGTATTTACTTTTATGAGAAGGCACTGCTTTTGGACCCGAACAACAAAGAGATTCAAAACAATCTTAGGTTTGCGCAGAATATGCGTTTGGATGCCATAGAAGAAATGCCAAAAACTGAGCTTTCACGGATATATACTGCCATAGTCGGTATGTTCTCTTCCGATCAGTGGGCATATATTGCCGTTGGACTAATTTTTTTATTCGTTCTGGCGTACATGGCCTATTATTTTTTACGACCGGCCAACCAAAAAAGAGCCGCCTTTATCTCGAGTATTTTTTCTTTAGCATTGGGAAGTGTTTGTATCTTAATGGCTTACCTCAACCATCAACAGTACAAAAATGATGATCCAGCCATTGTTTTTAGCAAAGAAGTTCAAGTAACTTCCGAACCAAACAACAACAGTGCGGCCATTTTCACCCTACACGAAGGGACCAAAGTAAACATCTTGGAAGAGTTGGATGATTGGAGGAGAATACGCATTGCAGATGGTCAAACTGGATGGTTAATGGATAACACCATTAAGCCATTAAAAGATTTTTA